One Methanophagales archaeon DNA segment encodes these proteins:
- a CDS encoding 50S ribosomal protein L4: MMSEAERRVKVLDLSGNSIRETRLPGVFREEYRPDLIKRAVLAMQSHRLQPKGTSPLAGRKTSAESWGAGRGVARVPRIKNGRRAARAPQAVGGRRAHPPKTEKVLKRKINDKERRKAIRSAIAATINPELVRSRGHKFSEGVVLPIVVENSFVTLEKTADVEEFFRTIGIEADLLRARERKIRAGRGKMRGRRYKTKKSVLIVISGDEAEDPGNIKITSSARNLPGVDVSYVGALNAELLAPGTHPGRLTVWTESSFMKLGELR; this comes from the coding sequence ATGATGAGCGAAGCAGAGAGGAGAGTGAAAGTACTGGATCTATCAGGTAATTCCATAAGGGAGACACGTCTGCCGGGGGTATTCAGGGAAGAATATCGTCCTGACCTGATAAAGAGGGCTGTTCTTGCTATGCAATCGCATCGCTTACAGCCAAAAGGCACAAGTCCACTCGCAGGCAGGAAGACCTCAGCTGAAAGCTGGGGTGCGGGCAGGGGTGTCGCGAGAGTGCCCCGTATAAAGAACGGTAGGAGAGCAGCGAGAGCTCCACAGGCTGTTGGTGGTAGGCGAGCACATCCACCGAAGACTGAGAAAGTACTCAAGCGTAAGATAAACGATAAGGAGAGACGCAAAGCAATAAGGTCCGCCATCGCTGCTACCATAAACCCGGAACTCGTGAGGAGCAGGGGACATAAGTTCAGTGAAGGTGTCGTATTGCCGATAGTGGTTGAGAACTCATTTGTCACGCTGGAGAAGACTGCGGATGTGGAGGAGTTCTTCCGGACCATCGGTATAGAGGCTGACCTGCTTCGAGCGCGGGAGCGGAAGATAAGAGCAGGAAGAGGTAAGATGAGAGGCAGGCGGTATAAGACGAAGAAGAGTGTATTAATAGTTATTTCTGGAGATGAAGCCGAAGACCCGGGTAACATAAAGATAACATCCAGTGCAAGGAATTTACCGGGTGTGGATGTATCTTATGTAGGTGCATTGAATGCCGAATTACTTGCCCCGGGAACGCATCCCGGCAGGTTGACCGTCTGGACCGAATCATCATTCATGAAACTTGGTGAATTGAGATGA
- a CDS encoding 50S ribosomal protein L23 — translation MTLKHIVATEKATTMIDSENKLQFIVDIRADKRAIKEEVERIFETPVKNVRTMITFKGEKKAIIEFEEEGKAKEIGTSLGIL, via the coding sequence ATGACCTTGAAGCATATTGTGGCTACGGAAAAAGCAACAACGATGATTGATTCGGAGAACAAACTCCAGTTCATTGTTGATATAAGAGCGGACAAGCGCGCGATAAAGGAGGAGGTGGAACGGATATTTGAGACTCCGGTAAAGAATGTGAGGACGATGATTACATTTAAAGGTGAGAAGAAGGCGATAATAGAATTTGAAGAAGAAGGTAAGGCAAAAGAGATAGGTACATCACTCGGTATATTATAG
- a CDS encoding 50S ribosomal protein L3 yields MAKRHRPRRGSLAFSPRKRARSETCRIRREVVVLGKQIQGFVGYKAGMTHLILNDNYPHSLTKGMEISVPVTVIETPPVKVEGIRLYKDTVYGMKALTEVWADGDLDRIADIINADGTDGMSLSMSMRLIITTIPELVSGIPKKRGDLMELKMSGVVNEDLEYARKVLGKEIRVEDVFKEGDFVDVTAVTKGKGTQGPVKRWGTMVQNAKAKKSGRGRHVGCIGGWRPRRVRWRIPQLGQTGYQQRTEYNKRILKIGMDGAEITPEGGFLHYGLVRNGYILVKGSVPGPKKRLIRISHSIRPYPKLGAAPEIIYISRESQQGN; encoded by the coding sequence ATGGCTAAGAGACATAGACCAAGAAGGGGTTCATTGGCTTTCTCGCCACGGAAGAGGGCAAGAAGTGAGACCTGCAGGATAAGGAGGGAAGTAGTAGTACTTGGGAAGCAAATACAGGGCTTTGTAGGTTATAAAGCCGGCATGACCCATCTTATTCTGAATGATAATTATCCACATAGCCTCACAAAGGGAATGGAGATATCCGTTCCCGTAACGGTAATAGAGACACCACCGGTGAAGGTGGAGGGTATTCGGCTTTATAAAGATACAGTATATGGGATGAAGGCACTAACAGAAGTATGGGCAGATGGTGACCTGGACAGGATAGCAGATATCATCAATGCAGACGGAACAGACGGAATGAGTTTGAGTATGAGTATGCGGCTGATAATCACCACTATTCCAGAGCTTGTGAGCGGAATACCGAAGAAGAGAGGCGATTTGATGGAGTTGAAGATGAGTGGTGTGGTGAATGAAGATCTCGAATATGCGCGGAAGGTTCTTGGGAAGGAGATAAGAGTTGAGGATGTATTTAAAGAGGGCGATTTCGTGGACGTTACTGCAGTGACAAAGGGGAAGGGGACACAGGGTCCTGTAAAGCGGTGGGGTACAATGGTACAGAATGCAAAAGCGAAGAAATCAGGTAGAGGGCGTCATGTGGGGTGTATCGGTGGATGGCGACCACGACGTGTGAGATGGAGGATACCACAACTTGGACAGACGGGATATCAACAGCGCACGGAGTATAACAAGAGGATATTAAAGATAGGAATGGATGGTGCGGAAATAACACCTGAAGGTGGTTTCTTGCATTACGGATTGGTGAGAAATGGTTATATCCTGGTAAAAGGTAGTGTTCCCGGTCCAAAAAAGAGGCTGATACGGATCTCACACTCTATACGCCCTTATCCAAAATTGGGTGCTGCACCTGAGATCATATATATAAGCAGGGAGTCACAACAGGGGAATTAG
- a CDS encoding 30S ribosomal protein S8, whose protein sequence is MTLNDPLADALSHIKNTERVGKMECSIKPASRLIGNVLGVMKEGGYIEEFEYIEDGRGGVFKVKLGGRINNCNAIKPRFFVRVREYEKWEKRFLPARDFGMLIISTSKGVMSHNKAIEAGLGGQLLAFVY, encoded by the coding sequence ATGACACTGAATGACCCACTTGCAGATGCATTATCTCATATAAAGAATACAGAACGTGTAGGTAAGATGGAATGTAGTATAAAGCCTGCTTCCAGGCTGATAGGGAACGTACTGGGAGTAATGAAGGAAGGTGGCTATATAGAGGAGTTCGAGTATATAGAAGATGGTAGAGGTGGAGTATTCAAAGTAAAGCTTGGAGGCAGGATAAACAACTGCAATGCGATAAAGCCCAGGTTCTTCGTTCGTGTGCGGGAATATGAGAAATGGGAGAAGAGGTTCTTACCCGCACGAGATTTCGGTATGCTTATAATCAGCACATCAAAGGGCGTTATGTCGCATAACAAAGCGATAGAAGCGGGTTTAGGTGGGCAATTGCTCGCTTTCGTTTATTAA
- a CDS encoding nucleotide exchange factor GrpE, with the protein MEDDSARIKARIEELETEAKDYSAAVENELSKLSGLKGELSGIINELARIRSNLENKDEDKDKDKEIEDIEDAIAILSEELESKKKEAEGIFKGEQYLTELKYLKADFENYKRRMAKEKREAANYALECFITELLPIKDSLEAAIMHAKTNNKPEGLVKGVEMTMKQFEELLKRAGLEEIKAEGEKFDPFRHEVVSREEKDMQQENTITEVVRKGYVFHDKVLRPALVKLAMRKTSNTE; encoded by the coding sequence ATGGAGGATGACAGTGCGAGGATAAAGGCGAGGATAGAAGAATTGGAGACCGAAGCTAAGGATTATTCAGCGGCAGTGGAGAACGAGCTGAGCAAGTTGAGCGGGCTGAAGGGCGAATTGAGCGGTATAATAAATGAGCTGGCTCGAATAAGATCGAATTTAGAGAATAAAGATGAAGATAAAGATAAAGATAAAGAAATAGAGGATATAGAGGATGCTATTGCTATACTGAGCGAAGAACTGGAATCGAAGAAGAAGGAGGCTGAAGGCATATTCAAAGGTGAGCAATATCTAACTGAATTGAAGTATTTGAAAGCGGACTTCGAGAATTATAAGCGCCGGATGGCGAAGGAGAAGCGTGAAGCCGCTAATTATGCACTTGAATGCTTTATTACTGAATTACTGCCCATCAAAGACTCGCTGGAAGCGGCTATAATGCATGCGAAGACGAATAACAAGCCTGAGGGGCTGGTGAAGGGTGTGGAAATGACAATGAAGCAATTTGAAGAGCTTCTGAAACGAGCAGGGCTTGAGGAGATAAAGGCAGAGGGTGAGAAGTTCGACCCATTCAGGCACGAAGTGGTCTCAAGAGAGGAGAAAGATATGCAACAGGAGAATACTATCACTGAAGTGGTCAGGAAGGGCTATGTATTCCATGATAAAGTCCTGAGACCCGCACTGGTGAAGCTTGCCATGAGAAAAACCTCAAATACTGAATAG
- the tgtA gene encoding tRNA guanosine(15) transglycosylase TgtA, which translates to MKDRCAEFEVLHKDLMGRIGKLRTEHGYVETPLIMPVINPNIITIEAARMHEYGAEMLITNAYIIYKKAELREEALKHGVHSLLSTELPVMTDSGAYQLSQYSDVEVSNSEILGFQRCIGSDICVPLDIPTPPYVSRERAMRDLEETHKRLKEARGIINDRMLTGVVQGSTYMDLRETSAKRAATIGFDIYAIGGVVPLLESYQFDTLVDIITAVKRNLPLNAPIHLFGAGHPMLFALAVALGCDIFDSAAYAIYAKTGRYITCEGTKKVQDLQFLPCSCPICSTYTLDEMKSSTDLLAEHNLWVTFEEMRTVKQSVVEGSLWELCERRCRAHPALFAALKRITRYSALIERYDPITKHPFFYLSECSAHRPEVLRYSKRLSRFRFSGNVLLTTSRYPGPEYEGMFDHLLLVKPPFGPYPIELGESYPVGQAEIPAELDEEAEMIALENVLRLLKMNTGEASFVFRCARRWARHPLIREIGKYAEVEFED; encoded by the coding sequence ATGAAGGATAGATGTGCAGAATTTGAGGTACTGCATAAGGACCTGATGGGGCGAATAGGCAAGCTCCGAACAGAACATGGATACGTGGAGACACCGCTAATCATGCCCGTGATAAACCCGAATATAATAACCATCGAGGCGGCACGGATGCATGAGTATGGTGCGGAGATGCTGATCACGAATGCCTACATAATTTACAAGAAGGCGGAACTGAGAGAAGAAGCACTTAAACACGGTGTTCACTCACTGTTGAGCACGGAACTGCCAGTAATGACCGATTCAGGGGCTTATCAACTCTCTCAGTATAGCGATGTGGAAGTGAGCAACAGTGAGATACTGGGATTCCAGCGGTGTATAGGCTCTGACATCTGTGTGCCACTGGACATACCAACACCACCGTATGTTAGCCGTGAGAGAGCGATGCGCGATTTAGAAGAGACACATAAGAGACTAAAGGAAGCGAGGGGAATAATAAATGATAGAATGCTTACGGGCGTTGTGCAGGGCTCTACATACATGGACCTGCGTGAAACGAGTGCAAAACGAGCTGCGACTATTGGATTTGATATCTATGCGATAGGGGGTGTAGTGCCACTACTGGAATCATACCAGTTCGATACACTTGTGGATATAATCACGGCTGTGAAGAGGAACTTACCGCTGAATGCCCCGATTCATCTCTTTGGTGCCGGACATCCTATGCTATTCGCACTGGCAGTTGCCCTCGGTTGTGATATCTTTGATTCCGCGGCGTATGCAATATATGCAAAGACAGGGCGCTATATAACGTGTGAAGGTACGAAGAAGGTGCAGGATTTGCAGTTCCTGCCATGTTCGTGCCCGATATGTTCCACTTATACACTGGATGAGATGAAGAGTAGCACAGATTTACTCGCAGAGCATAACCTCTGGGTAACATTTGAAGAGATGCGAACGGTGAAGCAGAGTGTAGTGGAAGGAAGCCTGTGGGAGCTATGTGAGAGGAGATGCAGAGCGCATCCTGCTTTGTTCGCTGCGTTGAAGCGCATAACGAGATATTCTGCACTGATTGAGAGATATGACCCGATAACGAAGCACCCTTTCTTTTACCTCAGCGAATGTTCCGCTCACCGACCGGAGGTATTGCGATATTCTAAGAGACTGAGTAGATTCCGGTTTTCAGGTAATGTTCTCCTGACAACCTCGAGATACCCTGGACCGGAGTATGAAGGGATGTTTGACCATCTGTTATTGGTGAAACCGCCATTCGGTCCCTATCCGATAGAACTGGGGGAGAGTTATCCGGTGGGACAGGCGGAGATACCGGCTGAGCTGGATGAAGAAGCGGAGATGATAGCGCTGGAGAACGTGTTGAGATTATTGAAAATGAATACAGGGGAAGCGAGCTTTGTCTTTCGCTGCGCTCGCAGGTGGGCGAGGCACCCATTGATAAGAGAGATAGGGAAATATGCGGAGGTGGAATTCGAAGATTGA
- a CDS encoding 50S ribosomal protein L2 — MGKRIIAQRRGKGSPVFTAPSHRYKGNLEHVRVDGNEPVTGRVVQILHDPARSAPIARLRTNRGEERFMIVPEGIGEGEEVTYGESAAIKVGNTLPLRCIPEGIAVCNIEGNPGDGGKFARASGNYATLVTHEVETGRTLVVMPSGKKKWLSGDCMATIGVVAGGGRTEKPFVKAGKKYHKMKPRAARYPRVRGVAMNPVDHPFGGGGHQHIGKSKTPGRGAPPGRKVGNIAARRTGYRR; from the coding sequence ATGGGGAAGAGAATAATAGCACAGCGTAGAGGAAAAGGGTCGCCGGTATTCACAGCGCCCTCGCATCGTTATAAGGGTAATCTGGAACATGTGCGAGTGGACGGTAACGAGCCAGTAACAGGGAGAGTCGTTCAGATACTGCACGACCCCGCGAGAAGTGCGCCAATTGCCCGATTAAGGACAAATAGAGGGGAAGAGCGGTTCATGATTGTACCGGAAGGCATAGGAGAAGGTGAAGAGGTTACTTATGGGGAATCAGCGGCGATAAAGGTCGGGAATACTCTGCCATTGCGGTGTATTCCTGAAGGTATTGCAGTTTGTAATATAGAGGGTAATCCCGGTGATGGTGGTAAGTTCGCAAGAGCTTCGGGCAATTACGCAACGCTGGTGACACATGAGGTGGAGACGGGCAGGACTCTTGTGGTGATGCCCAGCGGTAAGAAGAAGTGGCTCTCCGGAGATTGCATGGCCACCATAGGTGTAGTAGCAGGTGGAGGGAGAACGGAGAAGCCATTTGTGAAAGCTGGTAAGAAGTACCATAAGATGAAGCCTCGCGCTGCGCGATATCCGAGGGTGAGGGGTGTGGCAATGAATCCTGTTGACCATCCTTTTGGTGGTGGTGGACATCAGCATATCGGTAAGTCAAAGACGCCAGGCAGGGGTGCACCACCAGGCAGGAAGGTGGGTAACATAGCAGCAAGGAGGACAGGGTATAGAAGATGA
- the glmS gene encoding glutamine--fructose-6-phosphate transaminase (isomerizing): MCGIVGYVGERAALPILLGSLQRIEYRGYDSCGILVQDNTNGEVHLYKGLESIANLIQNLDISQFPGTIGIGHTRWATHGTPSERNAHPHMDCKGEIAVVHNGIIENFQSLREEFLSSCRFKSETDTEVIPHLIEKVLMNAHAHKEGTASFTPLSLSLSPSLTADEWLLKEAIRESLSYLTGSYAIIVAVKGFDGLIAARKESPLIIGLGDRENFIASDVPAVLEQTNRVIYLEEGDLAVVKKDSIYIENGAVEVTRSRGASMIPWTIEDARKGGYEHFMLKEIHEEPRAIIDTLRGYLTDEGINLGIEIKDNINILMIACGTSYYAALCGKYIIEHLAKIPVRVELASEFNYSDFVLGDDVTVIAITQSGETADTLMSLKKAKRFGCRTVAITNVLGSSATRIADDTIYIRAGPEIGVAATKSFIAQLIILYLLGFYLAMRPEHEFEEWIKELKRMPQLAQMVLEDTDAEIRRYARYLAGFEDVFFIGRGVNLALAFEGALKLKEISYIHAEGYAAGELKHGPFALLTGDTPVVAILSGGNVYEKTLGNIKEIKARGAPVIAITVKGDDEVEKYVDAVIHVPDTEDIFSPIPITVALHLLAYWTARARGCEIDKPRNLAKSVTVE, translated from the coding sequence ATGTGCGGGATAGTGGGTTATGTGGGGGAGCGGGCTGCACTACCGATTCTTCTTGGCTCACTACAACGGATTGAATACCGCGGTTATGACTCCTGTGGCATTCTGGTGCAGGATAACACAAATGGGGAGGTGCATCTATACAAAGGGCTGGAGTCCATAGCGAACTTGATACAGAATCTGGATATCTCTCAGTTCCCCGGCACCATCGGGATTGGGCACACACGATGGGCAACACATGGTACACCCTCGGAACGAAATGCACATCCACACATGGACTGTAAAGGAGAGATCGCGGTTGTTCATAACGGCATAATAGAGAACTTCCAGAGCTTGAGGGAAGAATTTTTGAGCAGCTGCAGGTTCAAGTCTGAGACGGATACCGAGGTGATACCGCATCTGATAGAGAAGGTACTGATGAACGCACACGCACATAAAGAGGGAACCGCATCTTTCACTCCTCTCTCACTTTCACTCTCACCCTCGCTCACCGCAGATGAATGGTTACTGAAAGAAGCAATAAGAGAATCATTGTCATACCTTACGGGCTCTTATGCGATAATAGTAGCAGTAAAGGGCTTTGATGGACTTATAGCAGCGCGTAAAGAATCCCCACTCATCATCGGGCTCGGCGATAGAGAGAACTTCATAGCATCAGATGTGCCTGCTGTGCTGGAACAGACGAACCGGGTGATATATCTTGAGGAAGGCGATCTCGCAGTGGTGAAGAAAGACAGTATATACATAGAAAATGGCGCGGTGGAAGTGACCAGAAGTAGAGGGGCGAGTATGATTCCCTGGACGATAGAAGATGCGAGGAAGGGCGGCTACGAGCACTTCATGCTGAAGGAGATACACGAGGAGCCAAGGGCGATTATAGATACGCTCAGGGGCTATTTAACCGACGAAGGTATAAATCTTGGGATTGAGATTAAAGATAACATCAACATTCTGATGATTGCCTGTGGTACCTCATATTATGCTGCATTGTGTGGCAAATATATAATAGAACATCTGGCAAAGATTCCAGTACGTGTTGAGCTCGCATCTGAATTCAACTATTCCGATTTTGTGCTCGGTGATGACGTGACGGTGATAGCGATAACACAATCAGGCGAGACTGCTGATACACTGATGTCATTGAAGAAGGCGAAGCGATTTGGATGCCGGACAGTAGCGATAACCAATGTCCTGGGCAGCTCAGCAACGCGAATCGCGGATGATACAATATATATCAGGGCGGGACCTGAGATAGGCGTGGCAGCTACTAAGAGCTTCATCGCGCAGCTTATTATCCTCTATCTGCTTGGGTTCTACCTCGCTATGAGACCAGAGCATGAATTTGAGGAGTGGATAAAGGAATTGAAGCGAATGCCTCAGCTCGCTCAGATGGTACTTGAGGATACAGATGCCGAAATCAGGCGATATGCACGCTATCTTGCAGGGTTTGAGGATGTATTCTTCATTGGACGCGGTGTGAACCTGGCGCTGGCATTTGAGGGTGCACTGAAGCTGAAAGAGATATCGTATATACATGCAGAAGGTTATGCCGCAGGCGAGCTCAAACATGGACCTTTCGCATTACTCACGGGAGATACACCTGTGGTTGCGATTCTGAGTGGTGGTAATGTATACGAGAAGACACTGGGTAATATAAAGGAGATAAAAGCGCGTGGTGCACCGGTGATCGCCATTACGGTAAAAGGTGATGATGAAGTGGAGAAGTATGTGGATGCCGTGATACATGTACCGGATACCGAAGATATATTCTCGCCTATCCCTATTACTGTTGCACTCCACCTGCTTGCTTACTGGACCGCAAGAGCACGTGGTTGCGAGATAGATAAGCCGAGGAATCTTGCAAAGAGTGTGACCGTGGAATGA
- a CDS encoding NTP transferase domain-containing protein, producing the protein MKIKQAVVLAAGEGERLRPFTASKPKVMIKVANKPVLQYVVEALASNGIRQIIFVVGYKKEKIMDYFADGTHFGVEIKYVVQEHLLGTGNALRHASEKVDANARFLVLPGDNVIDAATIAELLLADENAILIKAHDDVSRYGVVLLENTHVRDIVEKPKSEVEISNLVNTGIYAFDRTIFDFIEDELPVGLMKMIHAGYQVKAYETHGAWLDAVYPWDILRLNDIVLKSTGSKIEGKVERGVTIRGKVSVGKNSVIRANSYLKGPVLIGENCDIGPNVCIFPSTSIGNDVEIGAFTELRNSVLMDMVSIGSFCSIHDSIFDTGSHLEGGFVARSGEGNIEIGGEHHRVKVGAMVGEYCEIGSNVIATAGTIIGNHVAIKSMKELSGRIPDGSLVV; encoded by the coding sequence ATGAAGATTAAACAGGCGGTGGTACTTGCTGCGGGTGAGGGTGAGAGGTTGAGACCGTTCACGGCTTCAAAGCCGAAGGTAATGATAAAAGTGGCAAACAAGCCGGTTCTCCAGTACGTGGTGGAAGCGCTGGCGAGTAATGGAATAAGACAGATTATATTTGTGGTCGGGTATAAGAAAGAGAAGATAATGGATTATTTCGCTGATGGAACCCATTTTGGTGTGGAGATAAAATATGTAGTGCAGGAGCACCTGCTTGGAACCGGCAATGCATTGAGGCATGCATCAGAAAAGGTAGATGCTAATGCTCGATTCCTCGTTCTCCCTGGCGATAACGTGATAGACGCAGCTACAATTGCGGAACTGCTACTTGCGGATGAGAATGCGATACTGATAAAAGCGCATGATGACGTGAGCAGATACGGGGTCGTACTACTGGAGAACACGCATGTAAGGGATATAGTCGAGAAACCGAAGTCTGAGGTAGAGATAAGCAATCTGGTAAATACCGGTATATACGCCTTTGATAGGACGATATTCGATTTTATAGAGGATGAACTGCCCGTGGGCTTGATGAAGATGATTCATGCAGGCTACCAAGTAAAAGCTTATGAAACTCATGGCGCATGGCTCGATGCCGTTTATCCATGGGATATCCTCCGTCTGAACGATATAGTATTGAAGAGCACCGGAAGCAAGATAGAAGGTAAAGTGGAACGTGGTGTCACAATTAGAGGTAAGGTCTCAGTGGGTAAGAACAGTGTGATAAGGGCGAATTCATATCTGAAGGGACCTGTGCTCATAGGTGAAAATTGCGATATAGGTCCCAATGTCTGTATCTTCCCATCCACAAGCATAGGTAACGATGTCGAAATAGGCGCTTTTACTGAGCTCAGGAACTCTGTGCTGATGGATATGGTTAGCATAGGCTCTTTCTGCTCCATCCATGACTCCATATTTGATACCGGTTCGCATCTGGAGGGCGGATTTGTGGCACGAAGCGGAGAGGGCAATATAGAAATCGGAGGAGAACACCACAGAGTGAAGGTAGGAGCAATGGTGGGCGAATATTGTGAGATTGGTAGCAATGTAATAGCCACTGCAGGAACCATAATAGGGAATCATGTAGCGATAAAGTCAATGAAGGAACTGAGTGGGAGGATCCCGGATGGGAGTCTGGTGGTGTAA
- a CDS encoding cysteine hydrolase, producing the protein MRIHEKVVLNPSETAVLVVDMQKDFCYEDGALFVGDPVRRIIPNIRALLEEVQRKGLQIIFTQDWHSPEDDEFAVWGRHCVEYTRGAELIDELAEVEIEPKARAFVVRKQKYTAFFESKLEEHLREKGIRNLIIVGVATNICVLHTAIDASLRDFEIIVPEDCVAALSDYEQEYSLYHIKKVLNGIVTSSDALTFQ; encoded by the coding sequence ATGAGAATTCATGAAAAAGTGGTATTGAATCCAAGCGAGACGGCGGTGCTGGTAGTGGACATGCAGAAGGATTTCTGCTATGAAGATGGAGCTTTATTCGTTGGTGACCCGGTAAGAAGGATAATCCCGAATATAAGGGCTCTTTTAGAAGAGGTGCAAAGAAAGGGGTTACAAATCATATTCACCCAGGATTGGCATTCTCCAGAGGATGATGAGTTTGCGGTATGGGGCAGGCATTGTGTTGAATATACAAGAGGCGCGGAACTAATAGATGAGTTAGCAGAAGTAGAAATAGAACCAAAGGCAAGAGCTTTTGTAGTGAGAAAACAGAAGTATACCGCATTCTTTGAGTCCAAGTTGGAGGAGCATCTAAGGGAAAAAGGGATAAGAAATCTGATAATCGTTGGTGTAGCTACGAATATATGCGTGCTCCATACTGCGATAGACGCATCACTGCGGGACTTTGAGATAATAGTACCAGAGGACTGTGTTGCAGCGTTGAGCGATTACGAGCAGGAATACAGCCTGTATCATATAAAGAAGGTATTGAACGGGATTGTCACAAGCTCAGATGCGCTTACGTTTCAATAA
- a CDS encoding radical SAM protein: MRTAIGVTKSICPVCHRVIDARLYEDGGAVYIAKNCPEHGHFKDLYWSDYPLYKRFKAQDVRIRNVRVVSVESKSESEPGQNASCPFACGLCPSHESPTVLGIIDVTSRCNLRCPVCFASSNGYGYGHEHEHEHGYGKDPTADEIKAIIDNFATNTNAAGLQFSGGEPTLRADLPELISYARQRFEHVEVDTNGIKMAQSAEYCREIESAGTSVIYLQFDGVTDLPYEKLRGRKLLAIKKKAIENHRKAGPKPAIVLVPTLVKGVNDDQIGAIIKFAIENRDIIRGVNFQPISFCGRTPYRADERITVSDVLRAIEEQTGFMHKNDFFPPSLMSMLLTSIGKSEVGCHFACGAFSYLVFLDDKNKPEPITRYVDMERLAAIYKDKERGKISLIAALRSIRLELLKKLFISVIKSHDYHDLSSLHFKLLFIGTMHFMDSYNFDLGRLRRCVIHYGLPDGRIVPFCSYNNIHRRV; the protein is encoded by the coding sequence ATGAGAACCGCTATAGGAGTCACAAAGAGCATCTGTCCGGTCTGCCATCGCGTCATAGATGCGCGCCTGTATGAAGACGGAGGAGCGGTATACATCGCTAAGAACTGCCCAGAACATGGACATTTCAAAGACCTCTACTGGTCTGATTATCCGTTATACAAGCGATTTAAAGCGCAGGATGTACGGATACGGAATGTGAGAGTGGTGAGTGTCGAATCCAAATCCGAATCCGAACCCGGGCAAAATGCCAGTTGCCCTTTTGCATGTGGGCTGTGCCCGAGCCATGAATCTCCCACTGTGCTCGGTATCATAGACGTGACCAGTCGTTGCAACCTGAGATGTCCGGTATGTTTCGCAAGTAGCAATGGATACGGATATGGACATGAACATGAACATGAACATGGATACGGTAAAGACCCAACGGCGGATGAGATAAAAGCTATTATAGACAACTTCGCCACAAATACAAATGCCGCGGGACTCCAATTCAGTGGCGGCGAACCCACACTCAGAGCAGACCTGCCGGAGCTGATATCGTATGCGAGACAGCGATTCGAGCATGTAGAGGTGGATACAAACGGCATAAAGATGGCACAGAGCGCGGAATACTGCCGCGAGATAGAATCCGCAGGTACAAGTGTTATTTATCTCCAGTTCGATGGGGTGACTGACTTGCCCTATGAGAAGTTGCGTGGTCGGAAACTGCTTGCAATAAAGAAGAAAGCGATAGAGAACCATCGAAAAGCAGGTCCTAAACCCGCAATCGTACTCGTACCCACGCTTGTTAAGGGCGTCAATGATGATCAGATCGGCGCTATCATAAAATTCGCAATAGAGAACAGGGATATTATACGGGGTGTGAATTTCCAGCCAATCTCATTCTGTGGTAGAACGCCCTATCGGGCAGATGAACGTATAACAGTATCGGATGTTCTGAGAGCGATAGAAGAGCAAACGGGCTTCATGCATAAGAACGATTTCTTCCCTCCTTCTTTGATGAGTATGCTACTTACATCCATCGGTAAATCGGAAGTCGGATGTCATTTCGCATGTGGTGCGTTCTCCTACCTTGTGTTCCTGGATGATAAAAATAAACCAGAGCCGATAACGAGGTATGTAGATATGGAGAGGCTGGCGGCGATATATAAAGACAAAGAGCGGGGTAAGATATCGCTTATTGCGGCATTGAGGAGTATCAGACTGGAATTGCTGAAGAAGTTATTTATTAGTGTCATAAAAAGCCACGATTATCATGACCTGAGCTCTCTGCACTTCAAACTCCTATTCATAGGTACCATGCATTTCATGGACTCTTATAACTTCGATCTCGGGCGTTTAAGGCGTTGTGTAATTCATTACGGCTTGCCGGATGGCAGAATTGTACCTTTTTGCTCTTATAACAATATACACCGGCGTGTCTGA
- a CDS encoding 30S ribosomal protein S14 → MERNKDKRFGRGANACRRCGRQRGLVRRYGIYLCRQCFREIAREIGFKKYN, encoded by the coding sequence ATGGAGAGGAATAAAGATAAGAGGTTTGGAAGGGGCGCAAATGCATGCAGGCGATGTGGCAGGCAGCGGGGTTTGGTCCGCAGATACGGGATTTATCTCTGCCGGCAGTGCTTCAGGGAGATAGCGAGGGAGATAGGGTTTAAGAAATACAATTGA